ttaatgtaaacttttattatttaatttttaagttatttaatattaagatataaaaaagtatgacaatttaaaaaataagttattcaaaggttcgactcccccaccccctattttcaaaaaaacatatatatattttaaataaattattataattattttaaaattaatgctaTTATAgacgttaatttttttaaattgtaaatatttatataatataaattaaataattaacgatggttaattataattaattactatgAATATAGTATTCTATCTGCACAGGGAAAACTAGAACTAGAAACTATATATTTGCATAATCTCAACTTATTTTTTTACTGTCTCaagaaatagaaaatagaaaacaTTAAACATCAGTAAATTACAGAACTTGTAAATAGCCACAAGGAAGAAAATCAATAAAGGAGAGTAAAGCTAGAGCAAGCAAGAAGAGCTACAACAAAAGATTTGAAAGCTAGAGAACTTGGCAACTTGCCGTTGTCATTCCTCAGGAAAAGGCCCTGATACAGAGGCAAGTTGATGAGAACCAAAGCAATGCAAAGAAGAGTTTGCAAAGGCATAGTCTTGTAAAGACTAAAAACATCGCCATTCATGATAACTTTATTCACAACTCCAATAAAGCAGAAGAGATTGAGCATTGCAAGTGTTGCTAAGATGGCGAACATTGGAGAGGAATCTCCAAATTCCATCTTCTCTTTCTCGTACCTTTTTAATACATCTTCATCGGTAAATTTTGCAGTGACTACAAATGTTGATTCAGTGAATCCTAGCATCTTCAAAATGGTGTCAATGAATCCAAAGAAGAAGGAGCTTGTTCTTTTATATAACCACATTCTTTGTTCACACCACCAGCCAAGGATTGTGCCACCAGACCATAGGAATTCAGCTAGGCTATAAATGTATCGAGTAgatattacataagcaaaaggTAGGAACCATGGGCTCGAGATCTGAAAACAacaaaaaattttgaatagtTAAGATTATAGATGCATTCACAAAATCAAAGGTTTGTAATAAAATTGGTAATTGATATAAGAGAacgcacacacacacatatatatatacctgTGGGAACAAGGATATGCCTTTAAGGAGATAAAGCGAAGGGAATATACAATAATAGAGTACTGGAATGCTGGATGGACACCAGAAACAATAGTAGCAGTAACCTAGCTGCAGGCCAAAGCTAATCTCTCCACGGGCATACGATAAAGGACTATAATTGCAAAACAAAATCTGGAAAGCACCTTCTGCCCATCTCTTGTGCTGCACCAATGTCTGAGACAAGGTAGTTGGTGCCAGACCGGTGAATGCCTTCCTTTCTGGATTGATATACACTGATTTCCATCCTCTGCAATGGATTGACAACCCAGTAATCGCGTCTTCGAGCAGACACCCGTATATCAGACCCATCTGCAATCCAACATTCTTTTTGTTAGAGTAGAATTTCATAAAGAAATTAATGGAGATTGCTGATAGACCTCTTTGCCCCATTGAGTGTTTTGCTCGTAAGTACAGCTTGCAAGAGACTTTGTTTCTTGTTCTAATTCCAGTATGCTCCTTAGTCTCTTATGATCATCTTTCTTCCATTCAAATTTGCTATCTTTAGTGAATTTCCTTCCACACAGAACATCTCTCCTCTGAAAGCAGCCAGTTCCACAATATGTAGGGcctccaaaaccatccaaaccatGGAATTCCACCTTTAAAAATTGCCAACATTTAGGAAAGAAGCAGGACGAATTATGAAACTCTAACACATGGCTGATCAGTTTGAATATATATACACTTGTATGCGCTTACATTGATAACCACTCGTAAAGAGTTGCTATATACATCATTCTTGGTAATATTTTCGAAGTGTTGTGGGTATTGTACAAAAGCAACTTCATGGCTTTTCTCTTCATCCAAGAAGAAGCAAAGTGCATCGTGAACGGATAATGAATTGTTTGAGTACATATCACAGTCAAGATTGAGAATAATCGGTCCATTGCTGATCTTTGATGACACTCTAATCTGCATAGTAGACCAAAAAAAGGCAAATAAATGATCTTGACGAACAAACGTGACCAGAATCTAACGAAGAGTATATGGGTACATGCAGATAAATTAGTTACCAAGGCATTCATAGCTCCAGCTTTGAAATGGTGTGGATGTTGGGGTCTCTTCTCTCTAGCAAGGTATACTAAAGTAGGCAAAGCACACCCATCAATGTCTTTGGCATTTGGATCTTTCCCATCTATCAGAATCTGTCAAACAAAGTGGAAGCACAAACATCGAACACCAAGACTACAATTATACTTGATGGGAAACTTTTGCaagttgaaaaagaaaaaaagaagaagaaaaaaaaaaaactttacttGAAGGATAGTGTCATGGTCTAGCCGTGAAGAGTATGAATCCCACTGTGAAAATCCTTCATGTTTGGAGCGTTGTTCTTCAGGGATTCGACCTAGCTTGGTTGCACTTTCAATTcgctctttcatttcttcataTAATTTCTGCAACGAAATAGCTTATACTTCCAATTTCTCACTGCgtctcttatatatatattctctaAATAGTGttggaaaattttcttttaataaaaaaatattaaatgaatttttattattttttacatgatttttatttatttcaaaataatttttttaaattaaaataatcaaattaaattttgtgaaattttttatttcgaaTAAGAGGAAAAAATATGTCTaatgtgaattttttaaaaaaaaattatgaatataattccctattaaactttcattataattataaattaaattagtttaaacCTTTATCATTAATGTAAACATATTTTTTTTGTCATCGATCTTcaactaaatttttatattttatatattgattgctcttatttaaaaataaaaatattttacagagtaattgtaatattttttaaaaaaaagttataaaatttgaatttaaaagaatttttatgtaagatttttgaatttttttaaaaattattaatttaaacctttttttttttttgttgtaaaTGTTATAACCGATGAATGAAAGTAAGTAATGAATAATAAATCATTACCTTAATAGCTACGGACGCCTCAATACGATGAGAAAGATCCATACAAGATTTGGAATCAGCAAAATAAGCAGCAGGAGACCTTGGTTCCACCTTGAACTTCTTACAATATGGTATCCAATGTCTGGCAAACTCGGAACCCTCCAAGAGAGCATAAAACGTAAGATCTGATCCACCATCGTCCGACAGATACACACTAAGTTTTTCCGGTGAATAATCATAAGCCAAAACAGATAACACCGTATTCACCACCATTATCGGCGGCTCTATCTTGAAATTTGCTGTGCATACAAATATATCTACTCCAGGCAACTCATCCTGGTACCTCCAAGAGAGCCTGTCCTTGAAGGTGGACCTGAAGACTGGGTTCCACCTGAGAGCTTGAGTGATGAGCCAGTAAAGACCGAACCATAACTCAGCTGCAAGCAGTCCAATCCAAACCCATCTGCCATCTTCTCCATTTTTTGGTAAGTTAGTGATTCTGTAAACCCATATGAAGCATACAGCAAGAAACACAGTTACAGAGAAGAGCCTGTAAAAGAGCCATGCCttagcttcttttgtttcaaatAATGGGATGTATTGCTCTCTTTCCATCTCTCTGTTTAATTCTTTCTAAATGATCTgcactcataatttttatcttttttttggtTTACatgaaaatttaagaaaaaaaaataaaagagaagaatGGTGGCCACATAGTATATTATCCAcaacttattaaaaaaaatcataattactCACACTTAGTACTTTAAATCTTATTATatgtcaaaattatttttattttattaattttaattttattattttataaattattggtGATAGGGATTAATTTACATTTGATTATTACGATTTtataaagtataattttaatttaaaattttaataagttaatAAGTTAATCTCAAATAATAGTATAGTAGGGTGTCTTATATAATGGCATAAACATAAtacaagaaaaatataaataaaaaattgtatgtgattccatttatttattgaaaaatattttaacattttttaagatttagaaaactcagaaaaatagtaaatgaaaaatattttttttaaaaaaatcattttttatatttcaaacaTTTTGCAAATACTATAACGTGTAAAATGTATTTAATATGattgaaatataaatatactGCCACTAATTAttcttataagaaaaaaaaaagcgagTTGATGGATATTTATAAGGGCCATTCCGACGGTGAAATGAATAAACGAATAAAAAACAattgtaatataatattttaaactcATGAGTAATATacaaaaattatgtaatttaatttttgtgattattaatttttatgttgtCAGAAAATAGAATTAGTTATCACATCATCATCTAACAGTAACTTCCAATTATGTAAATAATTAACGATGGTTAATTAGAACTAATTACTAcgaatataatattttgcaCAGGGAAAACTAGAACTAGAAACTATATATTTGCATAATCTCAACTTAATTTTTTACTGTCTCaagaaatagaaaatagaaaacaTTAAATATCAGTAAATTACAGAACTTGTAAATAGCCACAAGGAAGAGAATCAATATAGGAGAGTGAAGCTAGAGGAAGCAAGAAGAGCTACAACAAATGATTTGAAAGCTAGAGAACTTGGCAACTTGCCGTTGTCATTCCTCAGGAAAAGGCCCTGATACAGAGGCAAGTTGATGAGAACCAAAGCAATGCAGAGAAGAGTTTGCAAAGGCATAGTCTTGTAAAGACTAAAAACATCGCCATTCATGATCACTTTATTCACAACTCCAATAAAGCAGAAGAGATTGAGCATTGCAAGTGTTGCTAAGATGGCGAACATTGGAGAGGAATCTCCAAATTCCATCATCTCTTTCTCGTACCTTTTTAATACATCTTCATCGGTAAATTTTGCAGTGACTACAAATGTTGATTCAGTGAATCCTAGCATCTTCAAAATGGTGTCAATGAATCCAAAGAAGAAGGAGCTTGTTCTTTTATATAACCACATTCTTTGTTCACACCACCAGCCAAGGATTGTGCCACCAGACCATAGGAATTCAGCTAGGCTATAAATGTATCGAGTAgatattacataagcaaaaggTAGGAACCATGGGCTCGAGATCtgaaaaaacaacaaaaaattttgaatagtTAGATTATAGATGCATTCACAAAATCAAAGGTTTGTAATAAAATTGGTAATTGATATAAGAGAAcgcacacacacatatatatatatacctgtGGGAACAAGGATATGCCTTTAAGGAGATAAAGCGAAGGGAATATACAATAACAGAGTACTGGAATGCTGGATGGACACCAGAAACAATAGTAGCAATAACCTAGCTGCAGGCCAAAGCTAA
The genomic region above belongs to Manihot esculenta cultivar AM560-2 chromosome 3, M.esculenta_v8, whole genome shotgun sequence and contains:
- the LOC110611223 gene encoding cellulose synthase-like protein E1 isoform X2, with protein sequence MEREQYIPLFETKEAKAWLFYRLFSVTVFLAVCFIWVYRITNLPKNGEDGRWVWIGLLAAELWFGLYWLITQALRWNPVFRSTFKDRLSWRYQDELPGVDIFVCTANFKIEPPIMVVNTVLSVLAYDYSPEKLSVYLSDDGGSDLTFYALLEGSEFARHWIPYCKKFKVEPRSPAAYFADSKSCMDLSHRIEASVAIKKLYEEMKERIESATKLGRIPEEQRSKHEGFSQWDSYSSRLDHDTILQILIDGKDPNAKDIDGCALPTLVYLAREKRPQHPHHFKAGAMNALIRVSSKISNGPIILNLDCDMYSNNSLSVHDALCFFLDEEKSHEVAFVQYPQHFENITKNDVYSNSLRVVINVEFHGLDGFGGPTYCGTGCFQRRDVLCGRKFTKDSKFEWKKDDHKRLRSILELEQETKSLASCTYEQNTQWGKEMGLIYGCLLEDAITGLSIHCRGWKSVYINPERKAFTGLAPTTLSQTLVQHKRWAEGAFQILFCNYSPLSYARGEISFGLQLGYCYYCFWCPSSIPVLYYCIFPSLYLLKGISLFPQISSPWFLPFAYVISTRYIYSLAEFLWSGGTILGWWCEQRMWLYKRTSSFFFGFIDTILKMLGFTESTFVVTAKFTDEDVLKRYEKEKMEFGDSSPMFAILATLAMLNLFCFIGVVNKVIMNGDVFSLYKTMPLQTLLCIALVLINLPLYQGLFLRNDNGKLPSSLAFKSFMGIGLKELYVVVLLALLSSPQAVFGIRFVIDREECFSHDVKYEGDTVHVSFVVVKTDSSWHYTNDGVDLVIKGPNGDQIQDFRDKTSDKFEFMARQRGVHSFCFTNRSPYHETIDFDVYVGHFSYQEEHARDEHFTPLLDQIWKLEEALYNIQFEQHWLEAQTERQAIVNEAMGRRAIHKALYESAALIGASVLQVYLLRRLFERKLGMSRV